Proteins encoded together in one Phycisphaerae bacterium window:
- a CDS encoding prolipoprotein diacylglyceryl transferase, which yields MCPTLFHLPWLGLPIRGYGLMLMVAFLGGTWWAAHRASRVKADPDLVVNLGFLALIASVVGARIFYVAHYWERFAGRGMWDIVNVAAGGLEFYGGFLGAVAAILVYMHLRKVSIRLYLDIVTPSLMFGMAAARIGCFLNGCCWGAPCDPNMAWGVQFPYGSPAQYRQWEERLMTLPQEILIQDPLNPLTMVPVLPEFLELQKKARAKQAASQPDQTPAVAALANYQRLMSLPEHKSLRVHPVQLYSSMDGLLLAILLSTIFYRRKRHGVVFGWLLLLYPLCRVVEEIIRIDNPHDTAGLTISQFVSLALLTCGVLWLVAMYRLPIRSPLAVPYVPPDLEPSRSNKGRSAKRK from the coding sequence ATGTGTCCAACGTTGTTTCATCTGCCGTGGCTGGGGCTGCCGATCCGTGGCTACGGCCTCATGTTGATGGTTGCGTTCCTGGGGGGGACTTGGTGGGCGGCGCACCGGGCATCGCGGGTCAAGGCGGATCCTGACCTGGTGGTCAACCTGGGCTTTCTGGCCTTGATCGCGAGCGTCGTCGGCGCCCGCATCTTCTATGTGGCTCACTACTGGGAGCGGTTCGCCGGCAGGGGAATGTGGGACATCGTGAATGTGGCCGCCGGCGGGCTGGAGTTCTACGGGGGGTTCCTCGGGGCGGTGGCCGCCATTCTAGTCTACATGCATCTTAGGAAGGTCTCGATTCGCCTGTACCTGGACATCGTGACACCGTCACTGATGTTCGGCATGGCCGCCGCGCGCATCGGCTGTTTCTTGAATGGCTGCTGCTGGGGTGCCCCCTGCGATCCGAACATGGCGTGGGGTGTGCAGTTCCCGTACGGGAGTCCGGCTCAGTATCGGCAGTGGGAAGAACGACTGATGACCCTGCCGCAGGAGATTCTCATTCAGGATCCGCTGAACCCATTGACCATGGTGCCGGTGCTGCCCGAGTTCCTGGAATTGCAGAAGAAGGCAAGGGCCAAGCAGGCGGCCTCGCAGCCGGATCAGACCCCCGCGGTCGCCGCCCTCGCCAATTACCAGCGGCTGATGAGCCTGCCGGAGCATAAGTCGCTGCGCGTGCACCCCGTTCAGCTCTACTCGTCGATGGACGGCCTCCTGCTCGCGATCCTGCTGAGCACGATCTTCTACCGCCGGAAACGGCATGGCGTCGTTTTCGGCTGGCTCCTGCTGCTGTACCCGCTGTGCCGGGTCGTCGAGGAGATCATCCGGATCGACAATCCGCATGATACGGCCGGCCTGACGATCTCCCAGTTTGTGAGTCTGGCGTTGTTGACCTGTGGCGTCCTGTGGCTGGTGGCCATGTATCGGCTGCCTATTCGTTCACCACTGGCGGTGCCTTATGTTCCGCCTGACCTCGAGCCTTCTCGCTCGAACAAAGGCCGATCCGCGAAGCGAAAATGA
- a CDS encoding aminopeptidase P family protein — protein MRTGLIQEELRRIEVDGWLFFDHHERDPLAYRVLELTPPAHVTRRWYYYVPAWGEPRKLVHRIEAGMLDPLPGGKILYSSWSEQHAGLRSILDGARRVAMQYSPLCGIPYVATVDAGTIDLVRSLGVEVTSSAELIQLFEARWTPAMLQMHLEAGRQVDRIRAEAFEWIGQSTRAGRPITEFLAQQFVVQRFADADLVTDAPPIVAVNQNAANPHYEPVESRCAPIQRNDLVLLDLWAKLGDPDAVFYDVTWMAFCGNDPPARVQEVFEVVTGARDAGVRFVQEAVSAKRPIRGFEVDDVVRGHITAKGLASYFTHRTGHSIGRQVHGNGANMDNLETHDDRLVIPMTCFSVEPGIYLPEFGVRSELNLLVEEKSARVTGEIQAQLVMV, from the coding sequence ATGCGGACCGGACTGATTCAAGAGGAGCTTCGTCGGATTGAAGTCGATGGCTGGCTGTTCTTCGACCACCACGAACGCGATCCGCTGGCGTATCGTGTGCTAGAGCTGACACCGCCCGCCCACGTCACGCGTCGGTGGTATTACTACGTGCCTGCCTGGGGCGAACCGCGCAAACTCGTTCACCGGATCGAGGCCGGTATGCTCGATCCGCTCCCCGGCGGCAAGATCCTCTACTCAAGCTGGAGCGAGCAGCATGCCGGATTGCGGTCGATCCTGGACGGTGCCAGGCGGGTGGCCATGCAGTACTCCCCGCTCTGCGGGATCCCGTATGTGGCCACCGTGGACGCAGGAACCATCGATCTGGTCCGGAGTCTAGGCGTCGAGGTGACCAGCTCGGCGGAGCTGATTCAGCTCTTCGAGGCCCGCTGGACACCCGCCATGCTCCAGATGCACCTGGAGGCCGGCAGGCAGGTCGACCGCATCCGGGCCGAGGCGTTCGAGTGGATCGGCCAGAGCACCCGCGCGGGCAGGCCAATCACCGAGTTCCTGGCCCAGCAATTCGTGGTGCAGCGCTTCGCCGACGCCGACCTTGTCACCGACGCACCGCCCATCGTCGCGGTCAACCAGAACGCCGCCAATCCGCACTATGAGCCGGTCGAGTCCCGCTGTGCGCCGATCCAGCGGAACGACCTCGTGCTGTTGGACCTGTGGGCGAAGCTCGGCGATCCTGATGCGGTGTTCTATGATGTCACCTGGATGGCCTTCTGCGGAAATGATCCCCCCGCCCGCGTCCAGGAGGTTTTTGAGGTCGTGACCGGTGCCCGGGATGCCGGCGTCCGTTTTGTGCAGGAGGCTGTGTCAGCCAAACGCCCCATCCGCGGCTTCGAGGTCGACGACGTCGTGCGCGGACACATCACCGCCAAGGGACTGGCAAGCTACTTCACCCATCGCACCGGCCATTCCATCGGACGCCAAGTGCACGGCAATGGCGCCAACATGGACAACCTGGAGACACATGACGACCGGCTGGTGATTCCGATGACCTGCTTCTCTGTCGAGCCGGGCATCTACCTGCCCGAGTTTGGCGTCCGTTCGGAGCTCAACCTGCTTGTGGAAGAGAAGTCCGCACGCGTGACCGGCGAGATTCAGGCCCAGCTGGTCATGGTATGA